The sequence TTGAATCTCATCCGGGAATCCGTTTCGCCGCTTCGCTCTTTTTCCGGCCCGGTGAGTGAAAGCGGGGGAGCGGATGAGTGGATGTGGAAGGGCGACTGGGGACTAGACGACTCACCTCCACCGGCATCGCTTTCCTGGGTGGTGTCCGGCCCCGGTGAGAAGTTTGATCCCGACCAAGGAGGAGGTGTCCACCACTCGGTTCAGTTTTACTCGTATCAGAATGAGTTGAAGCTGGCCGATGAGCGCATAGAGATGGCACTTCCCTCCCGAGGCCGTAAGGATCCGTGGTGGTTCTATCACATGAACCGAAACGGAAAGCCTTTAGTAGCTCACCTGCAAGACAGCACCGAGGAGGTCACTCGGATTCCTCATGACAAGCTTGTTCCGGGAGCCTCGATTCTTACCCAAGTCCGTTCACCGAACCGATACGAGGTCTTTCGATACCTAGAGGAGCAGTACTCAAGCATCCAACTTTACCGGGATTGGAGCTTCGGACCGCATGCCCAGATCAGGAAGCCTAACATGCCGGATGATCGGGCGGACTCGCTGGGCCGGGCCGGGCTGAACCTCGCGGCCGTGGCAGCCAGCATGAGCAGCCGGGTCAAGAAGCAGGTAGTCACTGGGATGCAGATCCTTTACCCAGATGTCCGTGATGTCCGCGTTCGTCCGGCACCGGGCGGCACGCTGAAACTCTATCTTGAGGAAGGTGACGAGATGGAGATCCCAGCCAGCCGCCTTTCCGACGGGACGCTTCGCTATTTGGCCCTACTGCTCATCCTCCTCAATCCCAAGCCCGCTCCATTGATTGTGATCGAAGAACCGGAGTTGGGGCTCCACCCTGACGTGATTCCGGCGGTGGCGAAGCTGCTGATTGACGCTTCGCAACGCACGCAACTCGTGGTGACGACCCATTCCCGGATGCTGATCGACGCGCTCGGTGACGATCCAGAATGCGTGGTCGTTTGCGAGAAGCAGGAGGGGGAATCGATCTTTGAGCGTCTGGACCGCAAGCAGATGGCAGCTTGGCTGGAGAAGTATTCCTTGGGGGATTTGTGGAGCAAAGGTGAGATCGGAGGGAACCGCTGGTGAAGATCAAACTCTACATCGAAGGCGGCGGCAACTCGCAGCTCCAAGACACCCAGTTCCGCGAGGGCTGGCGAAAATTTTTCGAGAACGCCGGCTTGAAAACGAAGATGCCGGCAACGTTTCGGGGCGGCGGCAGGGATCAGACTTTCGACGACTACAAAACCGCTGTGAAGAACAGAAAGCCCGACGTTTTGCCCCTGCTCTTGGTCGATAGCGAGGATCTCGTGGCGGCAGGTGAAACCGAGTGGGATCATCTGAAATCCCGAGATGATTGGGAGCGCCCTGAGAAGGCCGGCGGGAATGACGCCTATCTGATGGTGACCTGCATGGAGACATGGTTTCTCGCCGATCGGGAGGCCTTGAAGAAGTTTTTCCACGACTGCTGGCGAGACAATGCGGTCCCGAAATGGGCCGATCTGGAGAGCGTTCCCAAGGTCAGGGTATTCGAGGCCTTGGCAAAGGCAACGGCTGGCTGTGGCGAGAAAGGCTATGCCAAGGGCAAGCGTTCCTTTGAGATTCTCAAGGTGATCGATCCAGCCGAAGTCGAGGCGAAGTGTCCCGGAGCGAAGCGCCTGCTCGACCGGCTCCGCAACCCGTGAAACCCTTCACAAGCGAACGAGGTTGGGCTTGAACCTTGGTTAGACACGCAGGCCGCATAACCGATCGGGTGGTGCATTGGCTCAAGAGCTTCAATGATCCTTTCCCCCAAAGATTCGGGAGTGCCTGATGATCAGGAGATCCTGATTAAGGATTGAAGAATTTTAAAATTTTCCATATATCCGGGGCATGACGGCGCTTGGCCTCTTGTCTCTTCGCGACCTGCTGCCGGCCTGGGTGCTGGCAGCGTGGCTCGGCATCGCCGTGCTTTTGCCCCTCTTCGTGCTGCTGGTGGCGAGCTTGCGGCGGACGGGAAAGGTCCGGGCCGTTCCAAAATTTTCGCCGATGCCTCCGGCGATGTTGCCGCGGGAGTTGACCCTCCATGGCCAGCCGTGGATCGGGCGGCTGGGATATCTGGGCCATCAGGTGGTCCAAATCTTGCGCCCGGAGGGGGACGATGCCCCGGACTCCGTCATCTGGCTGATGCCGAATTCGAAGGAGCGAACGCTCGCGCTGCTCAGCGGCACGCTGCCGCCGAAGGGAGGACGGCCGGGCTTCTCGCTGCGGCTGATGACCTTCCTCGCCGATGGGCGGGTGATCGTGACCGCCGACCACCCGGTGACCCACCGCACACCGGCGCATTGGGCTCTGATCCAGCGGCCGTTTCCGACGATCGAGGAACAGCTTCAGGTCCATCGCTCGCAGGTCGAAACCCTAGCGGGCGAGGTCCCCGCGGTCTTGCCATTCGCCGCGGAAGTCATCGAGCGGCTCACTGCCGAGGAACAGGCCGTGAACGAGGCGCTGCTGAACTCCGGTGACTATCGTACTTCCGGCGAGCAAGAGATCCGCCCCACCCTCTTCCGCGCGCCCTCGATGGTGCTGCGTGACTTCTTCATGCGGAGGGAAGGCTTTCACGCCAGCTCGACGAACAAGAAGGATGTGGCCACCGTCCGCAAGGACACGGCGTCAGGCGACGAGGAACTCGGGGCCAGCGGCGGCATCCTCAAGCTCTCCCTAGAGGAGGAGGTGGAGCAGGACATCCGCCGCTATCGCAAGCACGCCGACCAACCCGCCGGGATGGGGCATGTCTTTCTCCGGCTGATGCTGCTCGGCGCCACCTTATTCGCCTTCACCGCCGCCTTCGGTCGTGAGAATCCGGCTCTAACAGTGGGCATGCTGCTCGGGCTGATCCTCGTGCACGAATTCGGCCACTGGCTGATGATGAAGATTTTCGGCTACCGCCGCATGGGCCGCTTCTTCGTGCCCTTCGTGGGGCCGATCGACCGCGGACAGAAGCTCAACGCCCCCGCGTGGCAACAGCTCCTCGTGATCCTCGCCGGCCCGCTGCCCGGCCTCGTCGCAGGGCTGGCCGTCTTGATCGCCGCCTTCTTCCTGCCGGGCCTGCCGATGTGGTTGCGGGACCTGAGCGGTCTGGCGATTGCGCTGAATGCCTTTCACCTCTTGCCCTTCCTGCCACTCGATGGCGGGAAGGTGGTCGATCTGCTGATCTTCCGCGATCTCCCGTATCTCCGTCCCCTCTTCACCATCGCCTCCGCAGCGGCGACGCTGGTCGCCAGTATCCCGCTGAAGTCGCGCGCCTTGCGCATCATCGGAATCGGCATGTTCACCGGCTTAGCGTGGGATATCCGAATGATCAAGGTAGCCCGCGGCGGCCGCCGTCTCGACTGGGCGGGTACGGTGGATGACGAGCACGAGGCACTGCAACGGATCTTCCGCGGCGTGCGTGAGGAGGAAAACGAGGCCTTCCTGCGCAGCAGCGGCTGGGAACGCCAGATCGACGTGCTCTTGTCCGAGGTCCTCCGCAAGCGGCCCAAGTTTGTCACGCGGATCTTCGGCGGTGCGGTCTATTGGTGGGCCAGCATGCTGCCGGTGGCGATCATCGCGGGACTGTTCATGATGAAGTTCGTGGGCAGCACCGGCCAACTGAATGCCCTGGCAAAGAACGTGGTCGAGTTCCGCGAAGGATATCCCGCCGAAGAGCGCCCCCTCACCGAGGCGCAATACGACGCAGTGACCGGCTTGGTAGCCATCACCCGCGAGGCGACGAATGGCTCGAAGAAGAGCCCGCAGGAAATGGTCGCCCTCTTGAATCCCGACGTCATCACCGGCCTCGACAAGCTCGATTGGACCGCCGCGGGAATCGCCCTCCATGGCGGTGAAGTGGATCCCACCACCCTGGCCGTCTGGCTGGAGACCCTGTGCGGCAAGCTGGAAGCCGCCGTGCGGAAAGGCGACCACACCGAGGCCCTGCGCCGCGTGGAACTGCTGCTCCATGGCATCAACGCGATGGAGCCCGCCAGCCTGCTCGCCGAGCGCGAGCCGCTGTGGGATGCGCAGATCCGGAGCCTGGCCGCCGTCGAGCAACTCGCTGCCTCGGGCAAGCTCGATGCCGCCACCATCCAGCGGCTGGAAGCCCGCGTGAACGCTCTCAACAAGGCCCCGCGCCCGGAGGTGGAAAGCCTGCTGCTGGTCGATGGCTGGGGACGCCGGCAGGCAGAGGCGGCATTCGTCGCTCCGAAGCCAGCCGATGGACCGGAGCCGAGCTTCGATGCCCGCTTCTGGCGGCTCGCCAATCCGCAATCGCTGCGGTTTTTCGACAACATCAAGGCCTTCGCGGATTCGACGCCGGCCACCGTGGCGCTCGGACGCCACTGGAAGAAGACCGGCAGGGTCGGCGAACTCCCGCCCGAACTGGAAGCCGGCACCGAGGTCCACCCTGCGCCGGGTGAGGCCGAGTTCATCGCCGACTTCTGCGAGAAGCATCGCCGGATCTCATGGCGGCGCATGACCACGATCTGCGCCCTGCGAATGGAGACCTACCGCCTCAAGAATGGGAAACTGCCCGACCGATGGAAGCATTCCATACCGGGTGGCGCGGAGTTATCGCTGGTGGAATCCGCCGGCCCGTGCCTGCAGCTCAAGGACAAGCGCGCTGCCATCATGCCGTTGGTGCCGAAGTGGCTGGGCCCGCTGGAAATCACCACCGATGCCGATTACCTCTGCCCGCTGAATTGAGCGCGCGACGCTGGAGCTGTCGCGGAAGTGATCGAATCACCCGCCGCTGGGAGCCCAAGTCCCTGTTAGAGCCCCAGCTCCTGCTGCATCACGCGAAGGAAATCAGCCTCGCTGGAGGGCAGACCGTGGAGAATCCGGCGGTCGCGGATGAGGAGCTTCGGCAAATGCTTGGTGCTGCTGGAGAAGACGATCCAGTCCTCGGCGTTCACCTTGAGCATCTCATTGATCCACGCGTCATCCTCGGAAGTGGTGGAGGCCTTCTCGCGGGCAAGGCGGAGCCCCGCCTGGGGATCCGTGAAAATCGACCGGTGGACTTCTTCAAAAGCCGCCGGTGCGCTGCGCCATACCGCAAGCGCCGCACGCGACAGCTCGCAGCTTCCCGGATGCGCCGTGTCCTTCGGCCCTAACAGCCGATTGCAAGACCGCTCCAATGGCACCGGCAAGACGATCACCGCAATGTCCTTGGGATGGCGCAAGCGAAGCGCTTCGAGGAAGCCGTGCATGGTCCG is a genomic window of Luteolibacter arcticus containing:
- a CDS encoding AAA family ATPase, which gives rise to MLIRHIKVSGLLSFGPKGIDLSMRPLNVLIGPNGSGKSNFLEVLNLIRESVSPLRSFSGPVSESGGADEWMWKGDWGLDDSPPPASLSWVVSGPGEKFDPDQGGGVHHSVQFYSYQNELKLADERIEMALPSRGRKDPWWFYHMNRNGKPLVAHLQDSTEEVTRIPHDKLVPGASILTQVRSPNRYEVFRYLEEQYSSIQLYRDWSFGPHAQIRKPNMPDDRADSLGRAGLNLAAVAASMSSRVKKQVVTGMQILYPDVRDVRVRPAPGGTLKLYLEEGDEMEIPASRLSDGTLRYLALLLILLNPKPAPLIVIEEPELGLHPDVIPAVAKLLIDASQRTQLVVTTHSRMLIDALGDDPECVVVCEKQEGESIFERLDRKQMAAWLEKYSLGDLWSKGEIGGNRW
- a CDS encoding DUF4276 family protein; the protein is MKIKLYIEGGGNSQLQDTQFREGWRKFFENAGLKTKMPATFRGGGRDQTFDDYKTAVKNRKPDVLPLLLVDSEDLVAAGETEWDHLKSRDDWERPEKAGGNDAYLMVTCMETWFLADREALKKFFHDCWRDNAVPKWADLESVPKVRVFEALAKATAGCGEKGYAKGKRSFEILKVIDPAEVEAKCPGAKRLLDRLRNP
- a CDS encoding site-2 protease family protein, translated to MTALGLLSLRDLLPAWVLAAWLGIAVLLPLFVLLVASLRRTGKVRAVPKFSPMPPAMLPRELTLHGQPWIGRLGYLGHQVVQILRPEGDDAPDSVIWLMPNSKERTLALLSGTLPPKGGRPGFSLRLMTFLADGRVIVTADHPVTHRTPAHWALIQRPFPTIEEQLQVHRSQVETLAGEVPAVLPFAAEVIERLTAEEQAVNEALLNSGDYRTSGEQEIRPTLFRAPSMVLRDFFMRREGFHASSTNKKDVATVRKDTASGDEELGASGGILKLSLEEEVEQDIRRYRKHADQPAGMGHVFLRLMLLGATLFAFTAAFGRENPALTVGMLLGLILVHEFGHWLMMKIFGYRRMGRFFVPFVGPIDRGQKLNAPAWQQLLVILAGPLPGLVAGLAVLIAAFFLPGLPMWLRDLSGLAIALNAFHLLPFLPLDGGKVVDLLIFRDLPYLRPLFTIASAAATLVASIPLKSRALRIIGIGMFTGLAWDIRMIKVARGGRRLDWAGTVDDEHEALQRIFRGVREEENEAFLRSSGWERQIDVLLSEVLRKRPKFVTRIFGGAVYWWASMLPVAIIAGLFMMKFVGSTGQLNALAKNVVEFREGYPAEERPLTEAQYDAVTGLVAITREATNGSKKSPQEMVALLNPDVITGLDKLDWTAAGIALHGGEVDPTTLAVWLETLCGKLEAAVRKGDHTEALRRVELLLHGINAMEPASLLAEREPLWDAQIRSLAAVEQLAASGKLDAATIQRLEARVNALNKAPRPEVESLLLVDGWGRRQAEAAFVAPKPADGPEPSFDARFWRLANPQSLRFFDNIKAFADSTPATVALGRHWKKTGRVGELPPELEAGTEVHPAPGEAEFIADFCEKHRRISWRRMTTICALRMETYRLKNGKLPDRWKHSIPGGAELSLVESAGPCLQLKDKRAAIMPLVPKWLGPLEITTDADYLCPLN